A part of Corynebacterium mustelae genomic DNA contains:
- a CDS encoding ABC transporter transmembrane domain-containing protein, whose protein sequence is MASKTPFTLRRLPTWSWFAPANPPSTMSVTQPARVEKWTSGKRVALSLLFAYPRVTFLQVLILCISSGVSAFSAVVIGKIVDSAFETGAAAQIAFPLAILIVIMFSQILGETTSDGLVDIGIGRVIHEVRLFLTERLLLSPGLNQSPGMILSTVDTDVSTCAEVRQILSFPVVMVAYVIGAAVALAPLSLVIGLLLPIGALLVAVVAAFTAKPVTRVSAARRQAEAALTGLATDVAQGARVVKGLGAVETTRNRFNASSETVLAKMITDVRVSVSLEFVRQFVPAILGLITIGYAAMLAYNDAIAPGEFLSIALLGPPALQHLGYSLSMMTSTWARAVAAGDRISKLLADLDSSAQEKQSEADREKAEELVRKLEKNPGLHVWALSSENYANYHLLATADGVLAAPHVVSIFEGTLADNVNPLGDLPHDEVLAALDAAACGDIISRLGGIDADGNLPTTPLGEAGLNLSGGQRQRVALARALARNPRILLFDEPATGLDAVTLDTVVRAIKEKRSDQITVVMSGRKTWRQAAREGNRR, encoded by the coding sequence ATGGCCTCAAAAACTCCGTTTACACTGCGTCGTCTGCCTACTTGGTCATGGTTTGCCCCAGCGAATCCGCCAAGCACTATGTCCGTAACCCAGCCAGCCCGCGTTGAAAAATGGACGTCTGGAAAGCGCGTGGCTCTAAGCTTGCTGTTCGCATACCCGAGGGTAACGTTTTTACAAGTTCTAATTCTATGTATTAGTTCTGGTGTTAGTGCTTTTAGTGCGGTAGTTATTGGCAAGATTGTCGACTCCGCATTTGAAACTGGCGCGGCGGCGCAAATCGCATTTCCGTTGGCCATACTTATTGTGATTATGTTTTCGCAGATCCTCGGCGAGACTACCTCTGACGGCCTGGTAGATATAGGGATCGGCCGAGTGATACATGAAGTTAGGCTATTTCTTACTGAACGATTGTTGCTCTCCCCGGGATTAAATCAAAGTCCGGGAATGATTCTCAGCACCGTTGACACAGACGTCTCAACCTGCGCGGAAGTCCGTCAAATTTTGTCATTTCCGGTAGTTATGGTCGCATATGTTATTGGCGCTGCGGTGGCATTAGCACCATTATCACTAGTAATCGGGTTGCTATTACCTATCGGCGCTTTGCTGGTTGCCGTGGTAGCAGCATTTACCGCAAAACCGGTAACTCGTGTCTCGGCTGCGCGTCGACAAGCAGAAGCTGCCTTAACCGGGCTGGCAACTGATGTCGCTCAAGGTGCGCGGGTGGTGAAAGGACTTGGAGCAGTTGAAACGACCCGTAACCGGTTCAATGCTTCTAGCGAAACCGTGTTAGCAAAAATGATTACGGATGTGCGGGTATCAGTTTCACTGGAATTTGTGCGCCAATTTGTTCCCGCGATTTTGGGATTAATCACCATCGGATACGCGGCGATGCTCGCATATAACGACGCAATCGCCCCCGGCGAATTTTTGTCGATAGCGCTGCTTGGTCCTCCCGCGTTGCAGCATTTAGGGTATTCACTGAGCATGATGACGAGTACGTGGGCTCGCGCGGTGGCGGCAGGGGATAGGATAAGTAAGTTGCTAGCCGATTTGGACTCCAGTGCTCAGGAAAAACAGTCTGAAGCTGATCGAGAAAAAGCAGAAGAACTGGTGCGTAAGTTGGAGAAAAATCCTGGCCTGCATGTGTGGGCGTTAAGTTCAGAGAACTACGCAAATTATCACTTGCTGGCTACAGCTGATGGGGTTTTAGCTGCACCCCACGTAGTCAGTATTTTTGAGGGAACACTGGCGGACAACGTCAACCCACTGGGGGATCTACCACATGATGAAGTCTTGGCGGCACTGGATGCCGCAGCATGCGGCGATATTATTTCCAGGTTGGGCGGTATCGATGCTGACGGTAATTTGCCAACTACTCCGTTGGGCGAGGCTGGCTTGAATTTATCGGGTGGACAGCGTCAACGGGTGGCACTGGCGCGAGCTTTGGCGCGCAATCCACGTATATTGCTTTTCGACGAACCCGCTACCGGCCTGGATGCAGTCACTCTCGATACTGTGGTTCGGGCCATCAAAGAAAAACGTTCCGATCAAATTACAGTCGTCATGAGTGGCCGCAAGACATGGCGACAAGCAGCTAGGGAAGGAAATCGCAGATGA
- a CDS encoding carbohydrate-binding domain-containing protein gives MNALKRTFAAACAVTLLSACSAPATPDLVSTNSTQQSASQIAGVADTATLRSITSDSRSENNLSAPSNSDELRAGLTNKDLPANNVITEAGIYQLSGELKSGLTISAPEDAVIVLELNNASLSSEESAGLTVTQAKTVLLDLTGENFVTGASTMTTDDDVNAAIHSAADIAIDGTGTLKVTSEKADGINTSGGFTFFDGNLEIQAGDDGIRAKDFAQITGGTVAITSGGDGIKSDNEENEARGVVDISGGDISITSVADAIDAATDIILSGGTLELKTTGTDSSPHALKAGTVVVIDGAQVTAESAADGINSDGNIYMVDGNITVTTLDDGLNAVRDLKILGGTVTVTDSVEAIEALTVTISGGDITLHSSDDGINASIDDSIASENPRPAISISDGNLTVFADADGIDSNGEFTITGGNTTVIGPQTHDNGAFDVDGAFSVTGGTLIGIGNGGMPRTPDDGQGWIQQSISVAKDGTVIVRDSEQAPIVNFTAETDATSLFVSAPTIETGKTYEIEADGETYSTTAGEATGIGMGPQGSGQPPMGQPMMEPPTGNIPPGVMNDQRQAAQPS, from the coding sequence ATGAATGCATTAAAACGAACATTCGCCGCAGCTTGTGCTGTTACGCTACTCAGCGCCTGTTCAGCCCCCGCAACGCCAGATCTGGTCTCTACCAATTCAACACAGCAATCCGCGAGCCAGATAGCTGGCGTGGCAGACACAGCAACTCTACGTTCAATAACGTCCGATTCTCGTTCGGAGAACAATCTGAGCGCACCAAGCAATAGTGACGAGCTGCGCGCAGGGTTAACAAATAAGGATCTACCTGCAAACAATGTCATCACAGAAGCCGGTATTTACCAACTATCGGGCGAGCTTAAATCGGGCTTGACCATTTCTGCTCCTGAAGATGCCGTCATTGTGCTGGAGCTCAACAACGCGAGCTTGTCATCGGAAGAGTCCGCAGGTTTAACTGTGACACAGGCGAAAACCGTTTTGCTGGACCTCACCGGTGAAAACTTCGTGACCGGTGCTTCAACGATGACGACTGACGATGACGTAAACGCCGCGATCCATTCAGCAGCAGATATCGCCATCGACGGTACCGGGACATTGAAGGTCACATCGGAAAAGGCAGACGGTATCAACACCTCTGGCGGGTTTACTTTCTTTGATGGAAATCTTGAAATTCAAGCTGGCGACGACGGAATCCGGGCTAAGGATTTTGCTCAAATCACCGGCGGTACCGTCGCCATAACTTCGGGTGGCGATGGAATTAAGTCGGACAATGAGGAAAATGAGGCACGGGGAGTCGTCGATATTAGCGGTGGCGATATATCCATCACTAGTGTGGCGGATGCTATCGACGCGGCCACAGACATCATTCTCAGTGGCGGTACCTTAGAATTAAAGACCACCGGGACGGATTCGAGCCCGCACGCGTTGAAAGCAGGAACTGTCGTTGTTATCGATGGGGCACAGGTAACAGCAGAATCAGCAGCTGACGGTATCAACTCCGATGGAAACATCTACATGGTTGATGGAAACATTACGGTCACGACGTTAGACGATGGGCTTAATGCGGTGCGCGATCTTAAGATTTTGGGCGGAACCGTTACTGTGACAGATTCCGTCGAAGCAATTGAAGCTCTCACAGTTACGATTAGTGGCGGTGACATCACGCTTCATTCCAGTGATGATGGCATAAATGCCTCCATTGATGATTCGATCGCTTCAGAAAATCCACGTCCTGCAATCTCTATTTCCGATGGAAACCTCACGGTCTTTGCCGACGCTGACGGTATTGACTCGAATGGTGAGTTTACAATCACCGGTGGAAACACTACTGTCATCGGACCGCAAACCCACGACAACGGTGCATTTGATGTTGATGGAGCCTTTTCGGTCACCGGTGGAACTTTGATCGGGATTGGAAACGGCGGAATGCCTCGGACCCCAGATGATGGACAAGGATGGATTCAACAGTCGATTTCCGTCGCGAAAGATGGAACAGTCATCGTCCGCGATTCCGAACAAGCACCAATCGTCAACTTCACCGCAGAAACCGATGCGACCTCACTGTTTGTTTCAGCGCCAACAATTGAGACTGGCAAAACCTACGAGATCGAGGCTGATGGCGAAACATACTCAACAACCGCAGGTGAGGCAACCGGTATCGGGATGGGACCACAGGGCAGCGGTCAGCCGCCCATGGGGCAACCGATGATGGAACCGCCAACAGGAAATATTCCTCCCGGCGTTATGAATGATCAGCGTCAGGCCGCACAACCATCATGA
- a CDS encoding polyphosphate polymerase domain-containing protein: MSSLVLHDQLDSFEAVSLAEILETAELLNRVDSKYCIAIADLPSILEQLDPHTRVLEINSQRRHRYHSVYYDTPDHDNYLNSLRRRRRGVKIRHRWYVDTDTAFCEIKKSGPRHSTEKIRISCAVDDVIAGTLSYESQWWITENTGIRGLTAQLWNNYNRITLLLPNGQGRATIDLDVTWHDRQESELQLIDQAIIETKTTDGRSEINRVLRMCGYRPDGVSKFGAGISALDPQLPRNRFHRSIRQHFPHLTSTNRKNQWSSP, from the coding sequence ATGTCATCTTTAGTCCTACACGACCAGCTTGATTCGTTCGAGGCTGTCAGTTTGGCGGAAATTCTCGAAACTGCAGAACTACTCAACCGGGTTGACAGCAAATATTGCATCGCAATAGCGGATCTACCTTCTATTTTGGAACAGCTGGATCCACACACCCGGGTCTTGGAGATCAATTCACAACGCCGACACCGATACCATTCCGTGTACTACGACACGCCGGATCACGATAACTACCTAAATTCATTGCGACGTCGGCGGCGCGGTGTAAAGATTCGGCACCGGTGGTATGTCGACACGGATACTGCATTTTGTGAAATCAAAAAATCGGGGCCACGCCACAGCACCGAAAAGATCCGAATTTCTTGTGCAGTCGATGACGTTATTGCCGGTACGCTTTCTTACGAAAGCCAATGGTGGATAACGGAAAACACTGGGATACGGGGTTTGACCGCTCAATTGTGGAACAACTACAACCGAATCACGCTTTTGCTTCCCAATGGTCAGGGTCGTGCCACGATAGATCTCGATGTTACCTGGCATGACAGGCAGGAATCGGAACTGCAACTGATAGACCAAGCAATTATTGAAACAAAAACAACCGATGGTAGGTCGGAGATCAATCGGGTTTTACGCATGTGCGGCTACCGACCTGACGGGGTTTCGAAATTCGGTGCGGGAATATCCGCATTAGACCCACAGCTGCCACGAAATCGGTTCCATCGCAGTATCCGACAACATTTCCCGCACTTAACCAGTACCAACCGTAAAAACCAATGGAGTTCACCATGA
- a CDS encoding DUF4956 domain-containing protein yields the protein MSMLLIALNAAGIVLLVFAIYLPRHKQHDLAFALIGLNVGVHVVCTALLNTDAASSLGFGLGLFGVLSIIRLRSAQISQREVAYYVAALAIALITGGATTEATAAILVAVVLGGIAIAEYLPLLQPVHVVEVRFDTAMPRVDDIKDAAKTKFGVDPVAVSISKVDEVDDLTIAQLTYRETPAIRLPKTNSFRDGITSKSTVNSQPVEVGI from the coding sequence ATGTCAATGCTACTTATTGCACTAAACGCCGCAGGTATCGTCTTGTTGGTTTTTGCAATTTACTTGCCCCGCCATAAACAACACGATTTGGCGTTCGCCTTAATCGGCTTGAATGTAGGCGTCCATGTTGTTTGCACTGCGTTGCTCAATACGGATGCCGCATCAAGTCTTGGTTTCGGGCTTGGCCTCTTTGGTGTCCTTTCAATCATTCGACTCCGCAGCGCACAAATTTCCCAACGTGAAGTTGCGTATTATGTTGCGGCTCTAGCTATTGCCCTCATCACAGGTGGTGCAACAACCGAGGCGACAGCAGCCATTCTGGTAGCAGTTGTTCTTGGCGGTATCGCAATCGCAGAATACCTACCTCTGCTACAACCAGTTCACGTGGTGGAAGTTCGGTTTGACACTGCGATGCCTCGCGTTGATGACATCAAAGACGCTGCAAAAACCAAATTTGGTGTCGATCCAGTCGCAGTTTCTATCAGTAAAGTAGACGAGGTTGATGACCTGACGATAGCTCAACTTACCTATCGCGAAACACCAGCTATACGGTTGCCCAAAACCAATAGCTTTCGCGACGGCATTACGTCGAAAAGCACAGTAAACAGCCAACCGGTTGAAGTGGGGATCTGA
- the hutI gene encoding imidazolonepropionase, translated as MSTLVTGISELRTVTERGTVKDAALVMENGIITWIGAADAAPAADTALDVGGRAVLPGWVDSHTHMVFDGDRAAEFEARIAGESYAASGIAVTMKATRTAGEDRLTGLLKDRIAEAHAGGTTTIETKTGYGLDVRSEVMAARIAAQYVDEVTFLGAHLVPPGQDAEAYLDEVTGPMLEAVAPSVGWIDVFCERGAFTEEQSRRVLAAGRQKGLGLRVHGNQLGPGPGVRLAVEMNAASVDHVNYVSDEDIAALAASDTVATVLPACDLSTREPLAPARRLLDAGVSVAIASNLNPGTSYTSSMNFCVATAVLQQHLSLDEAIAAATIGGAKALRRHPVQGGLDAKGRPAKGVIAVGAAADLHVLSSHTAINLAYRPGMPHTWCTIRAGEIVYQG; from the coding sequence ATGTCCACCTTGGTCACCGGCATCAGTGAGCTGCGAACCGTCACCGAACGTGGCACTGTCAAGGACGCAGCCCTCGTCATGGAAAACGGAATCATCACCTGGATAGGCGCGGCCGACGCTGCTCCCGCCGCCGACACCGCGCTGGATGTAGGTGGCCGAGCCGTGTTACCCGGCTGGGTGGATTCCCACACCCACATGGTGTTCGATGGCGACCGTGCCGCCGAATTTGAGGCACGCATAGCTGGCGAAAGCTATGCCGCCAGCGGGATCGCCGTGACCATGAAAGCTACCCGCACTGCCGGTGAAGACCGCCTGACCGGGTTGCTTAAGGATCGCATCGCCGAAGCCCATGCCGGTGGTACGACCACCATCGAAACTAAGACTGGTTATGGGCTCGACGTCCGTTCTGAGGTAATGGCCGCCCGCATCGCAGCCCAATATGTGGACGAGGTGACCTTTCTCGGTGCCCACCTTGTCCCACCGGGGCAAGACGCAGAAGCCTACCTGGATGAGGTAACTGGACCCATGCTCGAGGCGGTGGCACCCTCTGTGGGGTGGATCGATGTTTTCTGCGAGCGGGGGGCTTTCACTGAGGAACAATCGCGTCGCGTGTTAGCCGCCGGGCGGCAGAAAGGTCTTGGCCTGCGAGTTCATGGCAACCAGCTCGGCCCCGGCCCGGGGGTGCGCCTTGCTGTGGAAATGAACGCTGCCTCCGTCGATCACGTCAACTACGTCAGCGATGAAGACATTGCTGCCTTAGCAGCATCCGATACTGTGGCAACGGTTCTTCCCGCCTGTGATCTTTCCACTCGGGAGCCTTTGGCCCCAGCCCGCCGACTGCTTGATGCCGGAGTTTCAGTGGCTATCGCAAGTAACCTCAATCCCGGAACCAGCTACACCTCCTCAATGAACTTCTGCGTGGCCACGGCGGTTCTCCAGCAGCACCTGAGCTTGGATGAGGCCATCGCCGCCGCAACCATAGGCGGGGCTAAAGCTTTACGACGACACCCCGTTCAAGGTGGGTTGGACGCCAAAGGCCGACCCGCCAAAGGTGTCATTGCTGTTGGGGCGGCGGCGGATCTGCATGTACTCAGTAGCCACACTGCAATTAATCTGGCCTACCGGCCCGGTATGCCGCACACGTGGTGCACTATCCGCGCAGGGGAGATTGTTTACCAGGGATAA
- the hutU gene encoding urocanate hydratase: protein MSTPREVRAPRGTQLTAKSWQTEAPLRMLMNNLDPEVAERPGDLVVYGGTGRAARSWECFDAIVEELTNLGSDETLLVQSGKPVGVFRTSEWAPRVLIANSNLVGDWANWEHFRKLEDEGLMMYGQMTAGSWIYIATQGILQGTFETFAAVARQRFGGTLAGTLTLTGGCGGMGGAQPLSVTLNGGVCLIVDVDESRLRRRQSKRYLDEVTADVDQAIALVMAAKEEHRPLSVGLVGNAAAIFPEMLRRHREGKLVVDIVTDQTSAHDPLSYLPLEHTVSEWHQAAKEDAITFTKKARESMAVQVQAMVEFQDEGAVVFDYGNSIRDEARQAGYSRAFEFPGFVPAYIRPLFCEGLGPFRWVALSGDPEDIRVTDQAIKELFPDNEHLHRWLDAAEEFVEFEGLPARICWLGYGERHLAGLKFNELVRDGKVKAPIVIGRDHLDSGSVASPYRETESMLDGSDAVADWPLLNAMTAVSGGATWVSIHHGGGVGMGRSIHTGQVTVADGTDLAEAKLRTVLTNDPGMGVIRHVDAGYDRANEVAIERGVRVPLPFNSREN, encoded by the coding sequence ATGTCTACACCCCGTGAGGTTCGTGCTCCCCGTGGTACCCAATTAACCGCGAAGTCTTGGCAGACGGAGGCCCCACTTCGGATGCTGATGAACAACCTCGACCCAGAGGTTGCTGAACGACCCGGGGACCTGGTGGTCTACGGGGGCACCGGACGAGCGGCGCGTAGCTGGGAATGCTTCGACGCCATCGTGGAAGAACTGACTAACCTCGGCAGCGACGAAACACTGTTGGTGCAGTCCGGAAAACCAGTTGGTGTCTTCCGTACCAGCGAGTGGGCGCCCCGCGTGCTCATCGCCAACTCCAACTTGGTGGGCGATTGGGCTAACTGGGAACACTTCCGCAAGCTGGAGGACGAAGGGCTAATGATGTACGGCCAAATGACCGCCGGGTCGTGGATCTACATCGCAACCCAAGGCATCCTCCAAGGCACCTTTGAAACCTTCGCTGCGGTGGCCCGCCAGCGCTTTGGCGGGACTCTGGCTGGCACCTTAACTTTGACTGGCGGATGTGGCGGTATGGGCGGTGCCCAACCACTATCCGTTACGCTCAACGGGGGAGTGTGTCTGATTGTGGATGTGGACGAAAGTCGCCTTCGGCGCCGCCAATCCAAACGCTATCTCGATGAGGTCACCGCAGATGTAGATCAAGCCATCGCCTTGGTGATGGCTGCGAAAGAGGAGCATCGACCTTTGTCCGTGGGGCTGGTGGGTAACGCCGCTGCTATTTTCCCGGAGATGCTGCGCCGCCACCGCGAGGGGAAACTCGTCGTGGACATTGTGACTGACCAGACGTCAGCCCACGACCCACTTAGCTACCTGCCTCTCGAACACACCGTGTCCGAGTGGCATCAAGCCGCCAAAGAGGACGCAATCACATTCACTAAGAAAGCCCGGGAATCCATGGCTGTACAAGTGCAGGCCATGGTGGAATTCCAAGATGAAGGAGCAGTGGTCTTTGACTATGGAAACTCCATCCGCGACGAGGCCCGCCAAGCTGGATACTCCCGCGCCTTCGAATTCCCCGGCTTCGTGCCTGCCTACATCCGGCCACTATTCTGTGAAGGATTAGGCCCCTTCCGTTGGGTAGCCCTGTCTGGAGATCCAGAAGACATCCGCGTGACGGATCAGGCCATCAAAGAATTATTCCCCGACAACGAGCACCTGCACCGCTGGCTGGACGCGGCCGAAGAGTTCGTTGAGTTCGAAGGGCTGCCCGCTCGCATCTGCTGGCTGGGCTACGGTGAGCGCCACCTAGCGGGTCTGAAATTCAATGAACTTGTCCGTGACGGAAAAGTGAAGGCCCCGATCGTGATTGGGCGCGATCACCTCGATTCTGGTTCAGTCGCATCCCCGTATCGGGAGACCGAATCCATGCTTGACGGCAGCGATGCGGTCGCAGACTGGCCGCTTCTCAACGCCATGACTGCTGTCTCCGGCGGAGCCACCTGGGTGTCCATTCACCACGGTGGTGGAGTGGGGATGGGCCGTTCCATCCACACCGGCCAAGTGACAGTGGCCGATGGAACCGATCTGGCGGAGGCGAAGCTCCGTACAGTGCTGACCAATGACCCCGGCATGGGTGTCATCCGCCACGTTGATGCTGGTTATGACCGCGCGAACGAGGTCGCCATCGAGCGTGGCGTGCGCGTACCTCTGCCCTTCAACTCCCGGGAGAATTAA
- the hutH gene encoding histidine ammonia-lyase, giving the protein MSTDLSQITVGIGPLSIEEVVAVARYGATVDIALDALAAVDNTRQRIEDLANNPVPVYGVSTGFGALARRYVPEELRRQLQRSLVRSHAAGSGPEVETEVIRALMLLRLSTLCTGRTGVRPVVVETYAQLLNAHITPVVREYGSLGCSGDLAPLAHCALALMGEGMVRCADGQLYDAADALATAGIDPLVLQEKEGLALINGTDGMLGMLCLAIWDLRDLGKVADIATAMTVEGLLGTLTVFDEDLQKLRPHPGLADSARNIRTVAAHSSILENAQTDFKQNQVQDAYSVRCAPQVAGGFRDTLDYCSQVADRELAAAVDNPVVALDGRVTSNGNFHGAPVAYALDFLAIVVADLASISERRTDRFLDTARNRGLNAFLADDPGVDSGHMIAQYTQAGIVSELKRLAAPASVDSIPSSAMQEDHVSMGWSAARKLRRAIDGLARVLAIEILTSARAINMREGTPAAGTGAALAVVRSRIAPPGVDRYLSPEIEDAVELVVSGAITKAVEAAVGKLR; this is encoded by the coding sequence ATGTCTACCGACCTAAGCCAGATCACCGTTGGTATCGGGCCCTTGAGTATCGAAGAAGTAGTGGCCGTGGCCCGGTATGGGGCCACCGTGGATATTGCACTGGATGCGTTAGCTGCAGTAGATAACACCCGCCAGCGTATCGAAGATCTTGCCAACAATCCCGTGCCCGTGTACGGGGTATCCACCGGTTTTGGAGCCCTAGCCCGCCGCTACGTCCCTGAGGAGTTGCGCCGTCAGCTGCAGCGTTCTCTGGTGCGCTCCCATGCGGCGGGTTCCGGCCCTGAGGTAGAAACCGAGGTCATCCGGGCGCTGATGTTGCTGCGCCTTTCCACCTTGTGTACAGGTCGCACCGGGGTACGGCCTGTCGTGGTTGAAACCTATGCACAGTTGTTGAATGCACACATTACCCCGGTGGTACGTGAGTACGGTTCCTTGGGCTGTTCAGGGGATCTGGCACCTTTGGCTCACTGCGCCTTAGCTTTAATGGGGGAGGGTATGGTGCGCTGTGCTGATGGGCAGCTTTATGATGCTGCGGATGCCTTAGCGACAGCTGGCATCGATCCATTAGTCCTCCAAGAGAAGGAGGGCTTGGCATTAATCAATGGCACCGATGGCATGCTGGGTATGCTGTGCCTGGCAATTTGGGATCTGCGAGATTTGGGCAAGGTGGCGGACATCGCCACCGCTATGACTGTAGAAGGACTTCTAGGCACCCTCACTGTGTTTGATGAGGATTTGCAAAAATTGCGCCCCCATCCAGGTCTGGCGGATTCAGCTCGAAATATCCGCACCGTGGCAGCACACTCCTCAATCCTGGAAAACGCACAAACAGATTTTAAACAAAACCAGGTTCAGGATGCTTACTCGGTGCGCTGTGCCCCGCAGGTAGCTGGTGGGTTTCGGGACACCCTTGACTATTGCTCGCAGGTAGCGGATCGGGAACTTGCCGCTGCGGTGGACAATCCGGTCGTGGCACTCGATGGACGAGTGACATCCAACGGGAATTTCCATGGCGCACCGGTGGCGTATGCGCTGGATTTCCTGGCGATCGTTGTTGCGGATCTTGCCTCCATATCTGAGCGGCGCACGGACCGGTTCCTGGATACTGCCCGTAACCGAGGGTTAAATGCATTTCTTGCAGATGATCCGGGTGTGGATTCGGGGCACATGATCGCCCAATACACCCAGGCGGGGATAGTGAGTGAACTCAAGCGCCTGGCGGCCCCTGCCTCGGTAGATTCTATTCCGTCCTCAGCGATGCAGGAAGATCATGTCTCCATGGGATGGTCGGCGGCACGAAAGTTGCGCAGAGCTATAGACGGGCTGGCGCGGGTGCTGGCAATTGAGATCCTTACCTCCGCCCGCGCCATCAATATGCGCGAAGGAACACCTGCTGCGGGTACTGGCGCTGCCCTGGCTGTCGTGCGTTCTCGCATTGCTCCGCCGGGTGTGGATCGGTATCTTTCGCCGGAGATTGAAGATGCCGTGGAACTCGTAGTCAGCGGTGCCATCACCAAGGCTGTGGAGGCAGCCGTCGGAAAGCTGCGCTAG
- a CDS encoding IclR family transcriptional regulator — protein sequence MSAVRQTLEILRMLSTIEVPVSAARICQELSMPRSTTYRLLGEMVDMGFVVHLVDEKKYGLGLAAYEMASAYTTQQPLVRLSRSPLLKAASMVGGSGHLSRLSGQEIVYLAEVRAPGAPSLTTQVGVRLVAVGTASGRIMLAHLPKEERVAALSPAPETAELLDEAQAVGYATEYEEVACGQESVAVAISDHLGRPAAALAVTYPVGTASSDTFTALVAHLKDSAASMSAKLYGRQTR from the coding sequence ATGAGCGCAGTGCGCCAGACTTTAGAGATTTTGCGTATGCTGTCGACGATAGAAGTGCCGGTGTCGGCTGCTCGGATCTGCCAGGAGTTGTCGATGCCGCGTTCTACTACATATCGGTTGTTGGGGGAGATGGTGGACATGGGCTTTGTGGTGCACTTAGTGGATGAGAAGAAGTACGGGTTAGGTCTTGCTGCCTACGAGATGGCCAGTGCCTACACCACTCAACAGCCACTGGTACGCCTTAGCCGTTCCCCTTTGCTTAAGGCTGCCAGCATGGTGGGAGGTAGTGGGCATTTATCCCGGTTATCGGGGCAGGAGATTGTCTACTTGGCTGAGGTGCGGGCGCCCGGAGCTCCTTCGCTGACCACTCAGGTGGGGGTGCGTTTGGTTGCGGTGGGTACTGCTTCGGGGCGAATAATGTTGGCTCACCTGCCTAAAGAGGAGAGGGTTGCGGCGCTGAGTCCAGCCCCAGAGACTGCGGAATTATTGGATGAGGCGCAGGCCGTAGGGTACGCCACTGAGTACGAGGAGGTTGCTTGCGGTCAGGAAAGTGTGGCTGTGGCGATTTCGGATCATTTAGGCAGGCCAGCAGCGGCTTTGGCGGTGACGTATCCGGTGGGAACCGCAAGTTCTGATACATTCACTGCGCTGGTGGCTCATCTAAAGGATTCGGCGGCGTCGATGAGTGCAAAATTATATGGGCGGCAAACTAGGTGA